Proteins encoded together in one Pongo abelii isolate AG06213 chromosome 8, NHGRI_mPonAbe1-v2.0_pri, whole genome shotgun sequence window:
- the LOC112135128 gene encoding zinc finger protein 37A-like, which produces MEFGLHGKHETSINICKMNIRSVQKGGKSGTTESREGASRSKVNLQRCLHFFQDQQKMKKSYDVTVGFTQEEWQHLDPAQTTLYRDVMLENYSHLVSVGYCVPKPEVIFKLEQGEQPWILEEEPPGQR; this is translated from the exons atggaatttgggctacacg ggaaacatgagacatcaatcaacatatgtaaaatgaacattCGTTCCGTCCAAAAAGGCGGCAAAAGCGGAACAACTGAAAGCAGGGAGGGTGCTTCCAGGTCAAAG gtAAACCTTCAGAGATGTCTACATTTTTTCCAGGATcagcagaaaatgaagaaatcttAT GATGTGACTGTGGGCTTCACCCAGGAGGAGTGGCAGCATCTGGACCCTGCTCAGACGACCCTGTACAGGGATGTGATGCTAGAGAACTACAGCCACCTCGTCTCAGTGG GATATTGCGTCCCTAAACCAGAAGTGATCTTCAAATTGGAACAAGGAGAGCAGCCATGGATATTAGAGGAAGAGCCCCCAGGCCAGAGATAA